A single Xenopus laevis strain J_2021 chromosome 3S, Xenopus_laevis_v10.1, whole genome shotgun sequence DNA region contains:
- the dennd2a.S gene encoding DENN domain-containing protein 2A codes for MTVRRATVVTRNKDHSPYQAGSRVKLVRKENSESGRKSTVLLVESQSGIKSISRQDLSLQKSPLQSIDNLSGEADTNVLDWNMLSHRMIISDQVVDLGVKEQGHILKKQLSSPPQKIPLKKTSSIKDKISEWEEKKETQSPVLSRKESVHLKRQDSSGPVSGETNGNGTIQPSPLLSRKELVPIKRQDSTGLSSSDIVVPESKMRSKGSVKRMFSWEMDNNQKDSSKVEKPTDRETDQNAERETPSGNKKDQTTVLNQVKRFERSLKDSPVDLQPQLPGTYYSPQCLLEAENQENRVRSKKTHENSETIFGMVGEGRPSRRTSNAENVYTEPGAQEKRLPINPLPKPRRTFCHEWEGEIFPPRTTGLRKTNRDLPPLPVILPPPLPTSPPPSAISRRLWNTKHKHNRDHRKSYEFEDLLQSSGNGRVDWYAQTKLALTRTLSEENVYEDILDPPSKENPYEDIEPDNQWLAKKSVPVFPSPTPSVPGTPTKVPLKSPFFRQNSERRSFKLMDLRKMGRDGVSSPSKLSPPSSPSSPDDSFFNMGDPPNGRKRRKIPRLVVKINDVFEARRGKKKVKRLSQSTENNSGRVTDDNSESDSDTEEKLKAHSQRLVHVKSRMSLTPMYHTLERDLIEYQERQLFEYFVVVSLHKKPTSSVYVPEVTQQFPLKLERSFKFMREAEDQLKAIPQFCFPDAKDRSPVNQFISETFSFVLTGEDGSRRFGYCRRLLPSGKGKRLPEVYCIVSRLGCFNLFSKILDEVEKRRGLSPALVQPFMRSIMEAPFPALGRKITVKNFLPGSGTEVIELCRPLDSRLEHVDFETLFSTLSIRHVIQIFASLLLERRVILMADTLSTLSKCCHAMVALIYPFAWQHTYIPVLPPSMIDIVCSPTPFLIGLLSSSLSRLKELPVEEVLLVDLGNNRFLRQMEDEESILPRKLQAALEQVLDQRNELASDKELGSANGHQDSCSLNDVVSEAFVRFFVEIVGHYSLFLVPGDQDEKALLRDAFRKSVSSKSLRRFLEVFMETQMFGGFIQEREMRKQSTKGLFEVRAQEYLEMLPCGEQSGVNKFLNRIGNKFFRNKK; via the exons ATGACTGTGAGAAGGGCCACAGTGGTGACCAGGAATAAAGACCACTCACCATACCAGGCCGGCTCTAG GGTAAAGCTTGTCAGGAAAGAAAACTCTGAGTCTGGAAGAAAATCTACAGTTCTTCTGGTTGAGAGCCAAAGTGGAATAAAAAGTATTTCTAGGCAAGACTTATCCCTGCAAAAAAGTCCACTCCAGAGCATTGATAACCTATCAGGAGAAGCAGACACAAACGTTCTAGACTGGAACATGCTCAGCCATAGAATGATCATCAGTGACCAAGTCGTGGACCTCGGTGTCAAGGAACAAGGCCACATCTTAAAGAAACAACTTTCCTCTCCACCCCAAAAGATCCCACTAAAGAAGACTTCTAGCATCAAGGACAAGATTTCTGAATGGGAAGAAAAGAAGGAGACACAGTCCCCCGTTCTGAGCCGGAAGGAGTCGGTGCACTTGAAGAGACAGGATTCCTCAGGCCCAGTTTCTGGAGAAACCAACGGCAATGGAACAATCCAACCATCTCCTCTTCTCAGCAGGAAGGAGCTGGTGCCCATTAAGAGACAGGATTCTACTGGACTATCTTCTTCAGACATAGTGGTTCCAGAAAGTAAGATGAGGTCTAAAGGGAGTGTTAAGAGGATGTTTAGTTGGGAGATGGACAATAATCAGAAAGACTCATCAAAGGTGGAGAAACCAACTGATAGAGAGACTGATCAAAATGCTGAAAGAGAGACACCTTCCGGCAACAAGAAGGATCAGACCACAGTCTTAAACCAAGTGAAAAGGTTTGAGCGCTCCTTGAAAGACAGTCCGGTAGATTTGCAACCACAATTACCCGGGACCTATTATTCTCCACAGTGTCTGCTGGAGGCAGAGAACCAGGAGAACAGAGTCAGGTcaaaaaaaactcatgaaaacTCTGAGACCATTTTTGGGATGGTAGGAGAGGGCAGGCCCTCTAGAAGGACTAGCAATGCTGAGAATGTATATACAGAACCTGGAGCACAGGAGAAAAGGCTTCCCATAAACCCACTGCCAAAACCCAGAAGGACTTTCTGTCATGAATGGGAGGGGGAAATTTTTCCACCCAGGACAACTGGGCTCCGTAAAACGAACAGAGACTTGCCTCCTCTTCCAGTTATACTTCCCCCTCCTCTGCCCACATCTCCACCTCCATCTGCCATTAGCAGAAGGCTTTGGAACACCAAGCACAAGCATAATCGGGACCACAG GAAGTCGTACGAGTTTGAAGACCTGTTGCAGTCGTCCGGGAACGGCCGAGTGGATTGGTACGCACAGACCAAGCTCGCTCTCACTCGCACTTTATCGGAAGAGAACGTCTATGAGGATATTCTAG ACCCCCCTTCCAAGGAGAACCCCTATGAAGACATTGAGCCGGACAATCAGTGGCTGGCAAAGAAGAGTGTCCCCGTCTTCCCTAGCCCGACCCCCTCTGTCCCAGGGACCCCCACCAAG GTACCTCTGAAGAGCCCTTTCTTCAGGCAAAACTCTGAGCGCCGTAGCTTTAAACTCATGGACTTGAGAAAAATGGGCAGGGACGGAGTTTCCTCACCAAGCAAGCTGAGCCCCCCGTCTTCTCCGAGCAGCCCCGATGACTCTTTCTTCAATATGGGAGACCCCCCAAATGGGCGCAAGAGGAGGAAAATCCCCAGG CTGGTGGTGAAAATCAACGATGTCTTCGAGGCTCGAcggggtaaaaaaaaagtgaagaggCTTTCACAGTCAACAGAGAACAATTCTGGGAGAG TTACAGATGATAACAGCGAGTCAGACAGTGACACCGAGGAGAAGCTGAAAG CTCACAGCCAGCGGTTGGTGCATGTCAAGTCCAGAATGAGCCTGACGCCGATGTATCACACTTTGGAACGGGACCTGATCGAATACCAGGAGCGACAGTTGTTTGAGTACTTTGTGGTGGTCTCGCTGCACAAAAAGCCCACTAGTAGCGTCTACGTACCTGAGGTCACCCAGCAGTTCCCGCTGAAG CTGGAACGTTCCTTCAAGTTCATGCGAGAGGCTGAGGACCAGCTCAAGGCTATTCCACAGTTCTGCTTTCCCGATGCAAAGGATAGGTCTCCAGTCAACCAGTTTATTAG TGAAACATTCTCCTTCGTCCTGACCGGAGAGGACGGCAGTCGGCGGTTTGGTTATTGCCGGAGACTCCTG CCCAGTGGGAAAGGGAAGCGCCTGCCGGAAGTTTATTGTATAGTGAGCCGCCTCGGCTGCTTCAACCTCTTTTCTAAG ATCTTGGATGAAGTTGAGAAGAGAAGGGGCCTCTCGCCAGCTCTGGTACAGCCCTTCATGAGGAGCATTATGGAGGCGCCATTTCCAGCCCTGGGAAGGAAAATTACTGTGAAGAATTTCCTTCCAGGATCAGGAACTGAG GTGATCGAGCTCTGTCGGCCCCTGGATTCCCGGCTGGAACATGTTGACTTTGAAACCCTGTTCTCCACCCTCAGTATACGGCACGTCATACAGATCTTTGCCTCCCTTCTGCTGGAGAGACGAGTGATATTAATGGCAGACACCCTCAG TACCTTGTCCAAGTGCTGCCACGCTATGGTTGCCCTTATCTACCCATTTGCCTGGCAACACACCTACATCCCCGTGCTTCCACCTTCCATGATTGACATTGTGTGCTCCCCCACCCCATTTCTGATTGGTCTACTCTCCAGTTCTTTGAGTCGCTTGAAGGAGTTGCCAGTGGAAGAG GTTTTGCTGGTTGACCTGGGAAATAACCGGTTCCTGAGGCAG ATGGAGGATGAAGAGTCTATCCTACCAAGAAAACTGCAAGCTGCTCTGGAGCAAGTTCTGGATCAGAGAAACGAGCTGGCAAGTGACAAGGAGTTGGGTTCAGCCAATGGCCACCAAG ACTCCTGCTCCTTGAACGACGTTGTGTCGGAAGCCTTTGTCCGATTCTTTGTGGAAATTGTGGGCCACTACTCCCTGTTTCTGGTGCCTGGGGATCAAGACGAGAAAGCTCTGCTCCGCGATGCCTTCAGAAAGTCTGTCTCATCCAAGAGCCTACGCCGATTTCTGGAGGTCTTCATGGAAACACAGATGTTTGGGGGTTTCATCCAGGAGAGGGAAATGAGGAAACAAAGCACCAAAG GTCTGTTTGAGGTCCGAGCCCAGGAATACTTGGAGATGCTCCCATGCGGGGAGCAGAGCGGGGTCAACAAGTTTCTCAATAGAATAG GAAATAAATTCTTTCGGAATAAGAAATAG